One window of the Methanocaldococcus vulcanius M7 genome contains the following:
- a CDS encoding OsmC family protein, protein MNPEMIMEMMDSDIAKEMAPKMMPKMMPLALEKFLQYIPEKERKEFIAKLVDIIVSKDEKKEIYAEYLDMFETLVDVKGLKIHSRGGKGSTKEKISPMDLFLGGLCGCICIAVGNTLKDNAIEAEIKVDGKVEKSFEEGKIKKVILNIFVEVSGDYEEDKLKEMILEGSKKCLISNTLNCEIEKNVIIQEK, encoded by the coding sequence ATGAACCCAGAAATGATAATGGAGATGATGGATTCTGATATTGCTAAGGAGATGGCTCCTAAAATGATGCCAAAGATGATGCCCTTAGCATTGGAGAAGTTTTTACAATATATCCCAGAAAAAGAGAGGAAGGAATTTATTGCTAAACTTGTTGATATAATAGTAAGCAAAGATGAGAAAAAAGAGATATACGCTGAATATTTAGATATGTTTGAAACATTGGTGGACGTTAAAGGATTAAAAATTCACTCACGAGGAGGAAAAGGTTCAACAAAAGAAAAAATATCGCCAATGGACTTGTTTTTAGGGGGACTTTGTGGGTGTATCTGTATAGCGGTCGGAAATACATTAAAAGATAACGCCATAGAGGCGGAGATAAAAGTTGATGGAAAAGTTGAAAAATCGTTTGAAGAAGGAAAAATAAAAAAAGTTATTTTAAATATTTTTGTGGAAGTTTCAGGAGATTATGAAGAGGACAAACTAAAAGAAATGATATTAGAAGGATCTAAAAAATGTTTAATAAGTAATACTTTAAACTGTGAAATAGAGAAGAACGTTATAATTCAAGAAAAATAA
- a CDS encoding 4Fe-4S dicluster domain-containing protein, with the protein MSEELPIIGKDPLGRIIRDWSVKPWWGIDRKKIEWYPKVNYDKCIGCGVCYITCANRVVFDWDKEKKKPVVARPYNCVVACTTCKMLCPVDALEFPDKEYMEKIIKEHKILVKAKEILKKHDLI; encoded by the coding sequence ATGAGTGAAGAACTTCCAATAATTGGAAAAGATCCTTTGGGAAGAATTATTAGAGATTGGAGTGTAAAACCATGGTGGGGTATTGATAGAAAAAAGATCGAGTGGTATCCAAAAGTTAACTATGATAAATGTATTGGATGTGGAGTTTGTTATATAACTTGTGCCAACAGGGTTGTTTTTGATTGGGATAAAGAAAAGAAGAAACCAGTAGTTGCAAGACCTTACAACTGTGTCGTTGCATGCACAACTTGTAAGATGCTATGCCCAGTAGATGCATTAGAATTTCCAGATAAAGAATACATGGAAAAGATAATAAAAGAACATAAAATTTTGGTAAAAGCTAAGGAGATCTTAAAAAAGCATGATTTAATCTAA
- a CDS encoding DUF128 domain-containing protein produces MADLDRKLIEILDILSKSKEPVGAKIIARELNRRGYKIGERAVRYHLKLLDGMKLTKKLGYAGRVITERGLEELEKANISYRLGSIYSNILEKTISANYRFGYVVINRCHVYADFNEVLKTIKGVYENGLAVGDRVGIIDREKFVEINTLCSLNFDNVLLQNGIFPLQVCAGIVKYEDGKPVEFKEIIDYKSTSIDPLRAFIEKKETDVIGIIENGEGFLPANFRYFGVEFLEKFKGVLEKDELKCIISYGTENVLGLDIGEDKVGVALIGGLTPIAPFVENDCFVEISPMTSTVRLESLHKVKKNPREIITKKANIRIKTALSKMFNAMAKVSYDIDESDGNVIVNTAYIEKQYYDEAVELLKEAYKQYLGISDRFGIVEEQDKIKIQTICAVTLDGIFLRNSIPVIPRYGGILEITEDKERFIDIIGYEGSSLDPHEVFFNFVDCEKTFLAGFREIHRVAREDLENVLKKLNWRGVKAIGEPNNELYGINVNKDMCGLVTMGGINPLVLLKENEIPVNLRAMHEVVKFSDLISYKDL; encoded by the coding sequence ATGGCTGACTTAGATAGGAAATTAATAGAGATCTTAGATATACTGTCAAAATCAAAAGAGCCCGTAGGGGCTAAAATTATAGCAAGAGAACTTAATAGACGAGGATATAAGATAGGAGAACGAGCAGTTAGATACCATCTGAAACTGTTGGATGGAATGAAATTAACAAAAAAATTAGGATATGCAGGGAGAGTTATAACGGAGAGAGGGTTGGAGGAGTTAGAGAAGGCAAATATTTCTTATAGATTGGGAAGTATATACTCAAATATCTTAGAAAAGACAATATCTGCAAATTACAGATTTGGATATGTGGTTATTAATAGATGTCATGTTTATGCCGATTTCAACGAGGTCCTGAAGACAATAAAGGGAGTTTATGAAAACGGACTTGCAGTAGGAGATCGAGTTGGAATCATAGACAGAGAAAAGTTTGTTGAGATAAATACTCTCTGCTCGCTAAATTTTGACAACGTCTTATTACAAAATGGAATATTCCCACTTCAAGTTTGTGCAGGAATTGTAAAATACGAAGATGGAAAACCAGTTGAATTCAAAGAGATCATTGATTATAAGTCCACATCAATAGATCCTCTAAGGGCTTTTATCGAGAAAAAAGAAACAGATGTAATAGGGATTATAGAGAATGGGGAGGGTTTTCTTCCAGCTAATTTTAGATACTTTGGAGTTGAATTTTTAGAAAAATTCAAAGGGGTTTTAGAGAAAGATGAATTAAAATGCATTATTAGCTATGGAACTGAAAACGTTTTAGGATTAGATATAGGGGAAGATAAAGTTGGGGTTGCATTAATTGGAGGATTAACACCAATAGCCCCATTTGTAGAAAACGACTGCTTTGTAGAGATCTCTCCTATGACATCCACTGTTAGGTTAGAATCACTACACAAGGTTAAGAAAAATCCAAGAGAGATAATAACGAAAAAAGCAAATATAAGGATAAAAACTGCTTTATCGAAAATGTTTAACGCAATGGCAAAGGTGTCATATGATATAGATGAGAGTGATGGGAATGTTATTGTAAACACTGCCTATATTGAAAAACAATATTATGACGAGGCAGTAGAGTTATTGAAAGAAGCATATAAACAGTATTTGGGTATTTCAGATAGATTTGGTATTGTTGAAGAACAGGATAAAATAAAGATTCAGACAATATGTGCCGTAACCTTGGATGGTATATTTTTAAGGAATTCAATTCCTGTGATTCCAAGATATGGAGGGATTTTAGAGATCACGGAAGATAAAGAAAGGTTTATAGATATAATTGGCTATGAAGGTTCATCATTGGATCCTCATGAGGTGTTTTTCAACTTTGTTGATTGTGAGAAGACATTCTTAGCAGGTTTTAGGGAGATACATAGAGTAGCAAGAGAGGACTTAGAAAATGTTTTGAAAAAGCTAAATTGGAGAGGGGTTAAAGCGATAGGAGAACCGAACAATGAACTTTATGGAATAAATGTAAATAAAGACATGTGTGGATTGGTGACAATGGGTGGAATAAACCCGTTAGTTTTGTTAAAAGAGAATGAAATTCCAGTAAATCTGAGAGCAATGCATGAAGTAGTGAAGTTTTCTGATCTAATATCTTATAAAGATTTATAA
- a CDS encoding roadblock/LC7 domain-containing protein has protein sequence MNAIIAFLILFIVGVGIGVGAYYYKEREQKKTYKLIEMEIIENLKELKPYVAPDEDKEYTKEFDLVEIALSYDIEDIIVVNDEGLVIATTLKDAEEVGATASGIFEYIKKMCGNVKKVVIYKDDSYLYIYPLNLYGENLYVIIESKISLDVIEEKEIMKKITGVLKKYFSAIKTIEQEIPEEGILAV, from the coding sequence ATGAATGCGATAATTGCCTTTCTAATCCTTTTTATAGTGGGAGTAGGAATTGGAGTTGGAGCTTACTACTATAAAGAGAGAGAACAGAAAAAAACCTATAAATTGATAGAAATGGAAATTATAGAAAACTTAAAGGAATTAAAGCCATATGTTGCCCCTGATGAAGATAAAGAATATACAAAAGAATTTGACTTGGTTGAAATCGCATTATCTTATGATATTGAGGATATTATTGTTGTTAACGATGAGGGGCTGGTTATTGCTACGACATTAAAAGATGCTGAGGAAGTAGGAGCAACTGCCTCAGGGATCTTTGAATACATAAAAAAGATGTGTGGAAACGTTAAAAAAGTTGTGATATATAAAGATGACAGTTATCTATACATATATCCTTTAAACTTGTATGGAGAAAACTTATATGTGATAATTGAGTCAAAAATCTCACTTGATGTAATTGAAGAGAAAGAAATAATGAAAAAGATAACAGGAGTTCTTAAGAAGTATTTCTCTGCTATTAAGACAATAGAGCAAGAAATTCCAGAGGAAGGAATTTTAGCAGTGTAA
- a CDS encoding DUF2226 domain-containing protein, with product MVMIKVVEGELVEKLNEGQLDDLINKIDIGYILVLAKKDGKLWEGYIFVENGKVIGVYYTDNDMVEEYGNLEGIVELLNEEDKSIEIYKYNRDKINLMKWLYPEIFTVKIQEETETEKEEKPDSKENYLNIKLDIPLDKLIATNVRDFEKYLEDGKYIVINVYKKSSNGYENGYIIFKGREPIGAAYECNLGVLLGETALKKLEQLLSDEDSIIDVYEYNERKANIILELYPEMRLVSEDEKEKEENKELQEEQMPINEVSREELLKKLGIKEPDEDWVETILEEVFSPSEEELEELKEKLCKEIVERIKMMDGIEDVKPELKIKWENGRYYLFGDIHVKRKRILGIIKKDVDPSVVKFEIDKIIRKHLSKYTSRISINVD from the coding sequence ATGGTTATGATAAAGGTAGTTGAAGGAGAGTTAGTTGAAAAATTAAATGAAGGACAGTTAGATGATCTTATAAACAAAATTGATATTGGTTATATACTTGTTTTAGCGAAAAAAGATGGGAAATTATGGGAAGGATACATTTTTGTTGAGAATGGAAAGGTTATTGGGGTTTATTACACCGATAATGATATGGTTGAAGAGTATGGAAACCTTGAGGGAATAGTAGAACTGTTGAATGAAGAAGATAAGTCAATTGAAATTTACAAATACAATAGAGATAAGATAAATCTGATGAAGTGGTTGTATCCTGAGATCTTTACAGTAAAAATCCAAGAAGAAACGGAAACAGAAAAAGAAGAAAAGCCAGATAGTAAAGAAAATTATCTTAATATTAAATTAGACATCCCTCTTGATAAATTAATAGCCACAAACGTGCGAGATTTTGAGAAATATTTGGAAGATGGGAAGTATATTGTTATAAACGTCTATAAAAAATCTTCTAATGGCTATGAAAATGGATATATAATATTTAAAGGAAGGGAACCAATAGGTGCCGCTTACGAGTGCAATTTGGGAGTTTTACTTGGAGAGACCGCTTTAAAAAAATTGGAACAACTACTCTCTGATGAGGATTCTATCATTGATGTTTATGAATACAATGAAAGAAAGGCAAATATTATTTTAGAGTTATACCCAGAGATGAGATTGGTTAGTGAAGATGAGAAAGAGAAAGAAGAAAATAAAGAACTTCAAGAAGAACAAATGCCAATAAATGAGGTTTCAAGAGAGGAACTACTAAAAAAACTTGGAATAAAAGAGCCGGATGAAGATTGGGTAGAAACAATACTTGAAGAAGTGTTTAGTCCCTCTGAGGAAGAGTTAGAAGAATTAAAAGAGAAACTCTGTAAAGAGATCGTAGAGAGAATTAAGATGATGGATGGAATTGAAGATGTAAAGCCAGAGTTAAAAATAAAATGGGAAAATGGAAGATACTATTTGTTTGGAGATATTCATGTGAAGAGGAAAAGAATATTGGGAATAATTAAAAAAGATGTTGATCCATCTGTGGTTAAGTTTGAAATAGATAAGATAATTAGAAAGCATCTCTCAAAATACACATCGAGAATTTCAATAAATGTAGATTAA
- the gatB gene encoding Asp-tRNA(Asn)/Glu-tRNA(Gln) amidotransferase subunit GatB, with amino-acid sequence MSEDVKMKCGLEIHVQIDTKSKLFCNCSTNYLDAEPNTNVCPVCLGLPGAKPFPPNKKAVEVAIMVAKMLGCEIVVDKDIYFQRKHYDYPDLPSGYQRTSTPIGVNGEFLGIGIHEVHLEEDPGQYNPSFGIVDYNRSGTPLIEIVTEPDIKSPEEAREFLKQLMTLFRYLGCLRGEGTMRADVNISINYMGVQGNRVEVKNVNSIRGVYKVLKYELIRQKNIIKRGGEVKRETRAFLESQMITKAMRSKETAEDYRYIPDPDIQPIVISEKWVKEIEEKMPETPLAKKKRFVEEYKISEEDAKVLVTDLDMAEMFENVVKSLGKSKENIDLAVVWIRNELKRSLQYHKVDLYESGIKPEHIVELIKLIKNGTISQKIAKEVIDLLVINRGKKKPKEIVEELGLTVIKDESELIKAVEEAIKNNQKAVEDYLNGKKEALNFLMGQVMRLTRGRADPKRVVELLKEKLDK; translated from the coding sequence ATGAGTGAAGATGTTAAAATGAAATGTGGGTTAGAAATACACGTTCAGATAGATACTAAATCAAAATTATTCTGCAACTGTTCAACTAACTATTTGGATGCTGAACCAAACACTAACGTATGTCCTGTCTGTTTAGGTTTGCCGGGGGCTAAGCCATTTCCACCAAATAAAAAGGCAGTAGAAGTCGCGATAATGGTTGCGAAAATGCTTGGATGTGAGATTGTTGTTGATAAGGATATATACTTCCAAAGAAAGCATTATGATTATCCCGATTTACCAAGTGGTTATCAGAGAACATCAACGCCAATAGGAGTTAATGGGGAGTTTTTAGGAATAGGAATTCACGAAGTCCACTTAGAGGAAGATCCTGGACAATACAATCCAAGTTTTGGAATCGTTGATTATAATAGAAGTGGAACTCCTCTGATAGAGATCGTTACTGAACCAGACATAAAAAGTCCAGAAGAGGCAAGAGAATTTTTAAAACAATTGATGACCCTATTTAGATACCTCGGATGTTTGAGGGGAGAGGGAACGATGAGAGCAGATGTTAATATTTCCATAAATTATATGGGTGTTCAAGGAAATAGGGTTGAAGTTAAAAATGTTAACTCGATAAGAGGGGTTTATAAGGTTTTAAAATATGAGTTAATTAGGCAAAAGAATATTATAAAAAGAGGAGGAGAAGTTAAAAGAGAAACAAGGGCATTTTTAGAAAGTCAAATGATAACAAAGGCAATGAGAAGCAAAGAAACAGCAGAAGATTATAGATACATCCCAGATCCTGATATTCAGCCGATAGTTATTTCCGAAAAGTGGGTTAAGGAGATAGAGGAAAAAATGCCTGAAACACCTCTTGCTAAGAAGAAGAGATTTGTTGAAGAATACAAAATAAGTGAAGAAGATGCAAAAGTTCTTGTTACTGATTTAGATATGGCTGAGATGTTTGAAAACGTTGTTAAATCACTTGGAAAAAGTAAAGAAAATATCGACTTAGCCGTTGTGTGGATAAGGAACGAGTTAAAGAGGTCTTTGCAGTATCACAAAGTTGATCTATATGAAAGCGGTATAAAGCCCGAACATATAGTTGAATTAATAAAATTAATTAAAAATGGAACTATTTCACAAAAAATTGCAAAAGAGGTTATTGATCTATTGGTAATAAACAGAGGAAAGAAAAAACCAAAAGAGATCGTTGAAGAACTTGGGTTGACGGTCATTAAAGATGAGAGTGAATTGATAAAAGCAGTTGAAGAAGCGATAAAAAACAACCAAAAGGCAGTTGAGGATTATTTAAATGGTAAAAAAGAGGCGTTGAACTTTTTAATGGGGCAAGTTATGCGACTAACAAGAGGAAGAGCAGATCCTAAACGAGTTGTTGAATTGTTAAAGGAGAAACTCGATAAGTAA
- the ilvN gene encoding acetolactate synthase small subunit: protein MEHRHVISALVLNKPGVLQRISGLFTRRGFNISSITVGTTENPQVSRVTIEVNGDDRILEQVIKQLNKLIDVIKVSELEEKKSVQRELCLIKVYAPTESAKSQIIQYTSIFRGNVVDLSPESLIVEITGGEDKINAFIELVKPLGIKEMARTGITALARGPKILKPNK from the coding sequence ATGGAGCATAGACATGTTATATCTGCACTGGTTTTAAACAAGCCAGGTGTATTACAAAGAATTTCTGGATTATTTACAAGGAGAGGATTTAATATTTCAAGTATTACTGTTGGAACTACAGAGAATCCTCAAGTTTCAAGAGTGACGATAGAGGTTAACGGAGACGATAGAATCTTAGAACAAGTAATTAAACAATTAAATAAGTTAATAGATGTTATAAAAGTTAGCGAACTGGAAGAAAAAAAGTCAGTTCAGAGAGAACTATGTTTAATAAAAGTTTATGCCCCAACGGAAAGTGCAAAATCCCAAATTATACAATATACAAGTATATTCAGAGGAAATGTTGTAGATCTAAGTCCCGAATCTTTAATCGTGGAGATAACAGGAGGAGAAGATAAGATAAATGCGTTTATTGAGTTAGTTAAACCCCTCGGTATAAAAGAAATGGCAAGAACTGGAATAACTGCATTAGCAAGGGGGCCAAAGATCTTAAAACCAAATAAATGA
- a CDS encoding TIGR03576 family pyridoxal phosphate-dependent enzyme codes for MLSDHEELLRIKKAREIILKILKEKGRDSLYDLSGLSGGFLIKEEDKDLLNTYIGSSYFAEKVNEWGLKHLGGERCVGFNRTSSAILATILALKPERVVHYLPELPGHPSIERSCKLINVDYFESDNINEVLKRIDEKTLVIITGSTMDLKVIDIENFKKVIDTSKKRKAITFVDDASGARVRLLFGQPPALELGADLVATSTDKLMEGPRGGLLAGKRELVEKIYLEGTKFGLEAQPPILAGMYRALECFNLERIKDAFERAKRFDLSKITLLNSELKKLDGKIDIVCEKTPTGFVIKRVHKDDHINIKKLVEIGFNLLKDYGIITITVAGMPGASKSLRIDLTSRDAERLSDEDIVNAVVNSIISAFS; via the coding sequence ATGCTATCTGACCACGAAGAGTTATTGAGAATAAAAAAGGCAAGAGAGATCATATTGAAGATTCTAAAAGAAAAAGGCAGAGATAGTTTATATGACCTAAGTGGCCTCTCTGGTGGTTTTTTAATAAAAGAAGAAGATAAAGACCTATTAAATACATATATTGGATCATCCTACTTTGCAGAAAAAGTTAATGAGTGGGGTTTAAAGCATTTAGGTGGAGAAAGATGTGTAGGTTTTAATAGAACATCATCTGCTATCTTAGCAACGATCTTGGCTTTAAAACCTGAGAGGGTTGTTCACTATTTACCAGAGCTTCCAGGACATCCATCCATTGAGAGAAGTTGCAAATTAATAAATGTCGATTATTTTGAATCTGATAATATAAATGAGGTTTTAAAGAGAATTGATGAAAAAACTCTTGTGATTATAACAGGATCTACTATGGATCTAAAAGTAATAGATATTGAGAACTTTAAAAAAGTTATTGATACATCTAAAAAAAGGAAGGCAATAACATTTGTCGATGATGCCTCTGGAGCAAGAGTCAGATTGTTGTTTGGACAACCTCCTGCCTTGGAATTAGGAGCTGATTTAGTTGCCACGAGCACAGATAAACTTATGGAAGGGCCAAGGGGTGGATTACTTGCTGGAAAAAGAGAATTGGTAGAAAAAATATATTTAGAAGGAACGAAGTTTGGTTTAGAAGCACAACCTCCAATATTAGCAGGAATGTATAGGGCTTTGGAGTGTTTTAATTTAGAAAGAATAAAAGATGCATTTGAAAGGGCTAAAAGATTTGATCTGTCTAAAATAACGTTATTAAATAGCGAACTTAAAAAGTTAGATGGGAAGATAGATATAGTGTGTGAAAAAACACCGACAGGATTTGTTATAAAGAGAGTTCATAAAGATGATCATATAAACATTAAAAAACTTGTAGAAATTGGATTTAATCTTCTAAAAGATTATGGAATAATTACAATAACCGTTGCAGGAATGCCGGGGGCAAGTAAAAGTTTGCGGATCGATCTAACATCAAGAGATGCTGAGCGATTGAGTGATGAAGATATAGTTAACGCGGTTGTAAACTCGATAATATCTGCTTTTTCCTAA
- a CDS encoding MBL fold metallo-hydrolase: MVLLKFHGGCQQIGMSCVEVESQKGKILLDCGLSPDTGEIPKVDDKSIDAVIISHAHLDHCGALPFYKFKKIYCTHPTADLMFITWRDTLNLKKAFGEEDIQNAMSSVECLNYYEERSINDNIKFKFYNAGHILGSASIYLEVDGKKILYTGDINENVSRTLLSADTDFDEIDVLIVESTYGSPLDVKPARKTLERQLIEEIAETIENGGKVIIPVFAIGRAQEILLILNNYMRSGNLTEVPIYTDGSLIHATAVYMSYTNWLNPKIKNMIENGINPFGEIKKADDNLVFNKEPCIIVSTSGMVQGGPILKYLKLLKDPKNKLILTGYQAEGTIGRELEEGAEEIQPFKNKIPINGKVVKIEFSAHGDYNSLVRYIKKIPKPEKAIVMHGERYQALSFAMTIWKTLKIPTFVPVKGTVLPI; the protein is encoded by the coding sequence ATGGTTTTATTGAAATTTCATGGAGGATGTCAGCAAATAGGAATGAGTTGCGTAGAAGTTGAATCGCAGAAAGGGAAGATATTGTTAGATTGTGGATTATCTCCAGATACCGGGGAGATTCCAAAGGTTGATGATAAAAGTATAGATGCAGTTATTATTTCTCATGCTCACTTAGATCACTGTGGGGCTCTACCATTTTACAAATTTAAAAAGATATACTGCACTCATCCAACAGCAGATCTGATGTTTATCACATGGAGAGATACGCTAAACTTAAAAAAGGCATTTGGAGAAGAGGACATTCAAAATGCTATGAGTAGTGTTGAATGTTTAAACTACTATGAGGAAAGAAGCATAAATGACAATATTAAATTCAAATTTTATAATGCAGGGCATATCTTAGGAAGTGCATCCATATACTTAGAAGTGGACGGTAAAAAAATACTCTACACCGGAGATATAAATGAAAATGTTTCAAGAACTCTACTTTCAGCTGACACTGACTTTGATGAAATAGATGTTTTGATAGTGGAGTCAACCTATGGATCACCCTTGGATGTAAAGCCCGCAAGAAAAACCTTAGAAAGACAGCTAATAGAGGAGATCGCCGAAACCATAGAAAATGGAGGAAAAGTTATAATTCCTGTCTTTGCAATAGGCAGAGCTCAGGAAATTTTATTAATATTAAATAACTACATGAGGAGTGGTAATTTAACAGAAGTGCCTATTTATACGGATGGATCTCTGATTCACGCTACTGCTGTTTATATGAGTTATACTAACTGGCTGAATCCAAAAATAAAGAATATGATAGAAAATGGGATAAATCCATTTGGAGAAATAAAAAAAGCGGATGATAATTTAGTTTTTAATAAAGAACCATGTATTATCGTTTCTACATCAGGAATGGTTCAGGGTGGACCTATTTTAAAGTATTTAAAACTACTAAAAGATCCTAAGAACAAGCTTATATTAACGGGTTATCAGGCAGAAGGAACTATTGGTAGAGAGTTAGAAGAAGGAGCAGAAGAAATCCAGCCATTTAAAAATAAAATACCAATAAACGGTAAAGTTGTTAAAATTGAGTTTTCTGCACATGGGGATTATAATTCATTGGTTCGATATATAAAAAAGATTCCAAAACCAGAAAAAGCGATTGTTATGCATGGGGAGAGGTATCAAGCGCTCTCTTTCGCTATGACAATTTGGAAAACATTAAAGATTCCAACTTTTGTTCCTGTTAAGGGAACTGTATTGCCCATTTAA